One genomic segment of Streptomyces sp. NBC_00239 includes these proteins:
- a CDS encoding GNAT family N-acetyltransferase, which produces MRTVLRGALVTLRPSTVGDIPALAAIRTTPEVYARWRGGDDLTAAVAEDLEDPGVRTFSVEHGGRVVGAIQWGAEDDPDYRHANIDIYLDPAVHGLGLGTDAVRALARHLFDDHGYRRLVIDPAADNAAAIRCYRKVGFRPVGIMRQYERGPDGSWHDGLLMDLLAEELE; this is translated from the coding sequence ATGCGGACGGTCCTGCGCGGAGCCCTGGTGACGCTTCGCCCGTCGACGGTGGGCGATATCCCGGCTCTGGCCGCGATCCGGACCACGCCTGAGGTGTACGCGCGCTGGCGGGGCGGCGACGACCTGACGGCCGCGGTGGCCGAGGACCTCGAAGATCCCGGGGTCCGGACCTTCTCGGTCGAGCACGGCGGCAGGGTGGTCGGCGCTATCCAGTGGGGTGCCGAGGACGATCCGGACTACCGGCATGCCAACATCGACATCTATCTCGACCCGGCGGTGCACGGGCTCGGCCTTGGCACTGACGCCGTCCGCGCCCTGGCACGCCATCTGTTCGATGATCACGGATACCGCCGACTGGTGATCGACCCGGCCGCCGACAATGCCGCCGCCATCCGGTGCTACCGCAAGGTCGGCTTCCGCCCGGTGGGCATCATGCGGCAGTACGAGCGCGGCCCGGACGGCAGCTGGCACGACGGGCTGCTGATGGACCTGTTGGCGGAGGAGCTGGAGTAA